The DNA window CGACCGCGGCGGAGGAGATCGTCCGCTGGGCGACGCCCGTCGTCTCCTTCCAGCGCACGGCCACCCGGGACACCGAGCTCGGCGGCGCCTGCATCCGAGCAGGTCAGCGGGTGGGCATCTTCTACGCCTCCGCCAACCACGACCCCGAGGTCTTCACGGACCCGGAGGTCTTCGACATCACCCGCGACCCCAATCCGCACCTGGGCTTCGGCGGCGGCGGCCCGCACTTCTGTCTCGGCCGGTCGCTGGCCGCGCTGGAGATCGACCTCATCTTCGACGCGGTCGCCGACACGCTCCCGGACATCAGGCTGGAGGGCGAGCCGCGGCGGTTGCGGTCGTCCTGGCTGAACGGGATCAAGGAGCTGAAGGTCCGCTATCGGTAACCGGCTCCCCGATAACTGATTGATCGTCAATTTCCTTTCCCCGCAGGGGAATAGTCCGTACCGGGACCTTGTACGGCGACGGCCGCGGACTTACTCTCGGGTACACCTTCCGGGCAGGCCCGTTCGTCACGCCCCACGCCCGTCACAGCACCGACCCGCGCGATGCGGCGGGACACGGCGGCCACCCGTCCGGCAGCTCTCATCCGAGGCTCTCCGAGGGGACGATCAGCATGAACGATGCGCAGGACAGACCGGTCACGGGACGGGTCAGGTGGCGCAAGTTCGCCGTCCTGGCCGTGCCCGGCTTCGCGGCCACGGCGGCGCTGGCCGTCGCGCTCGCCGAGGGGGCCCTCGCGGCCTCGTTCGCCGTGTCGGGCCAGGAGTTCAAGGTCTCGGCCGACAGCCTGGAGGGCAAGGGGTTCGCGCAGTACGGCGGCGTGGACACCAACGCCCGCGGCGACCTGCTGCCCGTGGCGGTCACCGCGATCAAGGAGGCCGAGCTGCAGAAGCTCTGCCAGTCCGTGGTCACCCACCTGCCCGTCATCGGGGACATCTCCCTCAACCTGACGGCGGGCGGGAGCGGCACCCCGGTCAAGGCCACCAACCTCTTCATCGACGCCACCCAGCTCGGCGGCGACGCGGAGTTCACGAACATCGAGATCGGCCGCGACGCCTCCACCCTCGACAAGGGCCCGGCCGACGCGCAGGGCATGCAGGACCTCTTCGCCCAGCAGGCCGACCGCGTCAGCATGAAGAAGGTCCGGCAGGTCGCCTGGGCCACCAACGCAGGAACGTTCAAGCTCGCGGGCCTGCGGATGAACATCTCCAAGGGCAAGCAGGAGTGCTTCTGACGTGGCGGCCGGCACCGGGACCGCCGCCGCCCGTCCCCGCCCCCGTCGGCGGCCGTGGGCCGCGTGGCGCCGGTGGCGCAAGGCGCGGCCCTTCTGGGGCGGCCTCGCCACCGTGCTCGCCGGAGCGGAGATCTCCGTCATCCCGCTGGCGCCGCTGAAGATCATGCTCCATCAGGGGATCGCGGGCATCCCCTCGGTCCTGATGGGCCTGGTCATGGTGCTGATGGGCCTGAGCGCGTGGTTCGCACCGCAGTACCGCACCCTCGCCGGGGTGGTGACCGTCATGATCGCGGCCGCGGCGCTGGTGATGTCGAACCTCGGCGGGTTCCTCATCGGCACCATCCTCGGCGTCATCGGCGGGGGCATGGTCTTCGCCTGGCAGCCGGTGACGCCGGTGCCGGCGCCGGAAGCAGGGGGCACGCCCGGTGCCGGGGATGCGCCCGGTACCGGAGACGTGCCCGAGACCGGAGGCACGCCCGGCAGCGAGCCGTCCCACCCACCGCACGACGGGGCGCGCCCCGGACCGCACCACGATCCCCCCGCGCACCTCCCACACAAGGAGACCCGATGACCTCCGTGACCTCTCGCAGACTCCGTCCCCGCGCCCTCCTCGCCTGCGGCGCAGGGCTGGCCGTCACCGCCGCCCTCACCCTCACCGGTGCCGCGGGCGCCCAGACGGGCCCGGCCACCGGCCCGGCCGCCGCCGCGGGATCCACCACCGTCACCCCGGCCGGCCACTCCTTCGCGGCCACGCTCAACGGGAAGGCCACGTTCAAGGCCGGTTCGGTGACCGCCACCTGTACGGTCTCCAGCTCGCAGCCGTCGTCCGGCTCCGGCAACAACCGGATACCCGACGCGCCCGGCAACCAGAACCCCTCGGGGCCGGTCTCCAGCAGCATCAACCCGCCCACGTACTCCGGCTGCACCGCCAGCATCGCCGGGGTGACCGCGACCGTCACCACGTCCGGCACGTGGAGCGTGTCCATGCAGCACGGGTCGCCGATCACGGCCACCCTCGGCATCCCGGTCGGCGGCTTCGTCCTGGAGTCCAAGGGCCTGGCCAACTGCAAGATCACGGCCGCCCCGGCCGCGCCCGCGGACATCCTCACGACCTACACCAACGGCACGCCGTCCACGCTCACGGTCACCAACGCCACCGTCCCGGTCAAGGTCACGGGCGGGTTCGGGTGCCCGACCAGCGCGACGTCGTCGGTGTTCAACGCCGTCTACGACATCACGGACACCACCGACCCCGCCTCCCAGATCACCGTCAGCGACTGAGCCGGACCCCCGCAGGCAGCGGATCGCTCTCGCTGCGCGCCGCCGGCACCTTGCCGAACACCTGCCGCCCCGGGCCGCTGAGCGCGTACTGGACGGCGAAACCGGACAGCACGACGAGTGCACCGCCGACCGCGTCGAGCACGTAGTGGTTGGCGGTGCCGACGATCACCGAGAGCGTCAGCAGCGGGTAGAGCATGCCGAGGCACTTCATCCACGGCTTCGGCGCGACGGCGGCGATCACGACGCCGCACCACAGCGACCAGCCGATGTGCAGCGACGGCATGGCCGCGTACTGGTTGGACAGCTCCGTCAGCGCCCCGAAGTCGGGGTGGGCGAGGTCCTGCGGGCCGTTGGCCGTGTCGATGAAGCCGAGGCCGGGCATCAGCCGCGGAGGCGCCAGCGGGTAGGCCCAGAAGCCGGCCAGCGCCATCAGCGTGGCCAGGGACAGCGCGGTCCTGGCCCAGCGGTAGGTGCCGGGGCGGCGCACGTAGAGGTAGACCAGCAGGGACACCGGCACCAGGAAGTGGAAGGTGCCGTAGTAGTAGTTCATGCTGTCGGTGAGCCAGCCGATGCCCGCCACGAAGTGGTTGAAGCCGTGCTCGACGTCGATGTGCAGGAACTCCTCGATGCCGAGGATCTGCCGGCCGTGGGCCTCCGCGAGGGAGCGCTCGCCGGTCGCCTGCGCGCGGATGAACGAGTAGACCCAGTAGCCGACCCGTAAAAGCATCAGCTCCAGCAGGACGTTCGACCGGGACAGCGGGCGCTTCCAGAAGCGGAAGAGCGGCACCCAGGCGAAGCGGCCCTGCTGCGGCTCGGTCACCGGCGTCGGCAGCGGCCGCTCCCAGCCCTCCGCCGTGCGCGGGAGGAAGGGCACCGCGCAGGCCGCCAGGAGCGCGGCGAGCAGCGGGGCGTTGTCCCCGAGGGGGCGCAGGAACGGGTTGTCCGGCATCAGGGCGGTGCTCGTGAGCGTCATCACCAGGACGACGAGCACGGGCCATGCCAGCCGGTCGGCGCGGCGCCTGCCGACCCGGCCGACGACCGCGAGCAGGAGCCACAGCTGCTGGTGCTGCCAGGCCGTCGGCGAGACTGCGACGGCGGTGCAGCCCGCGATGGCCGTCGCGAGCAGGACCTGCCCGTCGAGGGCGTAGCGCGCGGCGCGGCGCAGGCCGAGCACGGCGACGGTCGCGGCCAGCAGCCCGTACAGCGCCAGTTCGGCCGGGCCGTGCAGGCCCAGGCGGAGCAGCAGGCCGTGCAGGGACTGGTTGGCGAGCCCGCCGGGAGCGTGACCGAGGCCCGCGCCGGCGATGTGGTGGATCCAGTACGTCCACGAGTCGTCCGGCATGAACACCCATGTGAGTGCCGAGCAGGCCGCGAAGGTGACGCCGCCGGCGGTGGCCGCGCGGCGGCGGCCCGTCAGCCACAGCAGGACGGCGAAGAGCAGCACGGTGGGCTGCAGCGCCGCGGCGACCCCGATGAGCAGGCCGCTCGTCCGGCCGGAGCCCTGCGCGAGGCGGGGCGGGCAGCAGGCGAGGAGCACCAGCAGGACGGGGATGATGCTCGTCTGCCCGAGCGTGAAGGTGTTCCGCACGGGCAGCGAGGCCACGGTCAGGATCACGGCCACGGGGGCGGCCAGCAGCGCCGTACGGCGCGGGACGGGCCCCGGCAGGGAG is part of the Streptomyces roseifaciens genome and encodes:
- a CDS encoding DUF6114 domain-containing protein; this encodes MAAGTGTAAARPRPRRRPWAAWRRWRKARPFWGGLATVLAGAEISVIPLAPLKIMLHQGIAGIPSVLMGLVMVLMGLSAWFAPQYRTLAGVVTVMIAAAALVMSNLGGFLIGTILGVIGGGMVFAWQPVTPVPAPEAGGTPGAGDAPGTGDVPETGGTPGSEPSHPPHDGARPGPHHDPPAHLPHKETR
- a CDS encoding DUF6230 family protein, giving the protein MNDAQDRPVTGRVRWRKFAVLAVPGFAATAALAVALAEGALAASFAVSGQEFKVSADSLEGKGFAQYGGVDTNARGDLLPVAVTAIKEAELQKLCQSVVTHLPVIGDISLNLTAGGSGTPVKATNLFIDATQLGGDAEFTNIEIGRDASTLDKGPADAQGMQDLFAQQADRVSMKKVRQVAWATNAGTFKLAGLRMNISKGKQECF
- a CDS encoding bifunctional glycosyltransferase 87/phosphatase PAP2 family protein; the protein is MVNAQRGGPGSPPGAGAGTGLALGVLWLVAGLLAVRQAAAVLRLPPERRFTDLGRWIGDNGVLHVRGSLYDTDRFTGTPFAGLVLKPLTKAAEENLGVFWTFGTLLLVVALALVAARSLPGPVPRRTALLAAPVAVILTVASLPVRNTFTLGQTSIIPVLLVLLACCPPRLAQGSGRTSGLLIGVAAALQPTVLLFAVLLWLTGRRRAATAGGVTFAACSALTWVFMPDDSWTYWIHHIAGAGLGHAPGGLANQSLHGLLLRLGLHGPAELALYGLLAATVAVLGLRRAARYALDGQVLLATAIAGCTAVAVSPTAWQHQQLWLLLAVVGRVGRRRADRLAWPVLVVLVMTLTSTALMPDNPFLRPLGDNAPLLAALLAACAVPFLPRTAEGWERPLPTPVTEPQQGRFAWVPLFRFWKRPLSRSNVLLELMLLRVGYWVYSFIRAQATGERSLAEAHGRQILGIEEFLHIDVEHGFNHFVAGIGWLTDSMNYYYGTFHFLVPVSLLVYLYVRRPGTYRWARTALSLATLMALAGFWAYPLAPPRLMPGLGFIDTANGPQDLAHPDFGALTELSNQYAAMPSLHIGWSLWCGVVIAAVAPKPWMKCLGMLYPLLTLSVIVGTANHYVLDAVGGALVVLSGFAVQYALSGPGRQVFGKVPAARSESDPLPAGVRLSR